In a single window of the Campylobacter iguaniorum genome:
- a CDS encoding amino acid ABC transporter ATP-binding protein produces MIKIENLTKNYGDLKVLNSISTHITKGEVVAIIGPSGGGKSTFLRCINRLEEPTSGHIFINGKDILDKKTDINQIRQKVSMVFQHFNLFANKTVLENLTLAPVQTGICDLKTAKEIAFELLEKVGLKDKAGAYPHKLSGGQKQRIAIARSLALKPDIILFDEPTSALDPEMIGEVLGIMKDVAKEGLTMLVVTHEMGFARNVANRIFFMDKGVIAVDDSPKNLFENCTHPRLNEFLNKVLNH; encoded by the coding sequence ATGATTAAAATAGAAAATTTAACTAAAAATTATGGTGATTTGAAAGTCCTAAATAGCATAAGCACTCATATCACAAAAGGTGAAGTCGTAGCCATAATAGGACCAAGTGGTGGCGGAAAAAGCACATTTTTACGCTGTATAAACCGCCTTGAAGAGCCAACAAGCGGGCATATTTTTATAAACGGCAAAGACATACTTGACAAAAAAACAGATATAAATCAAATTCGCCAAAAGGTCTCTATGGTGTTTCAGCATTTTAACCTTTTTGCCAACAAAACCGTTTTAGAAAATCTAACCCTAGCCCCAGTCCAAACTGGCATTTGCGACCTAAAAACTGCGAAAGAAATCGCATTTGAGCTATTAGAAAAAGTAGGATTAAAAGACAAAGCTGGAGCATATCCTCACAAGCTCAGTGGCGGTCAAAAACAACGCATCGCCATAGCTAGAAGCCTTGCTTTAAAGCCAGATATTATACTTTTTGATGAGCCAACAAGTGCGCTTGATCCTGAGATGATTGGCGAGGTTCTTGGTATCATGAAAGACGTGGCAAAAGAGGGGCTAACAATGCTTGTCGTGACGCACGAAATGGGCTTTGCAAGAAACGTAGCAAATAGAATATTTTTTATGGATAAAGGCGTGATAGCAGTCGATGATAGCCCAAAAAATCTTTTTGAAAACTGCACCCACCCAAGACTAAATGAGTTTTTAAACAAAGTATTAAATCACTAA
- the putP gene encoding sodium/proline symporter PutP, producing MSFSTYLAIGLYFGILLIIGRLSYNKKSNLNEYLLDNRSLGPIMTALSAGASDMSGWMLLGLPGALYLSGIANAWIAIGLSIGAWANYKFLAKRIRIYTEVASDSITIPDFLENRFKDKTKVLRVVSGVFILIFFTLYVSSGIIAGGKTFGSFFGIDFYYGAIFTLCIVVFYTFFGGFKAVCLTDAFQGTLMLFVLVLIPVVGFLSLNIPEGSSFFGEIAKYSANDSKEHLNLFAGQTFLGVLGLMAWGLGYFGQPHIIVRFMAIRSSKELDSARRIGISWMVLGLIGAMLSGLIGYVYFNQIGAPLSDPETVFLKLGDTLFHPFIVGVIISAVLAAIMSTISSQLLVSASSVTRDFIFAFYKKEVSDKTQVKVGRFAVVVVALIATIIAFNSTDTVLGVVGNAWAGFGASFGPVLLFSLYSRHMSALSALVGMLVGGTTVLLWIVFGLSGVVYELLPGFVFASIAIALVNKYNVMIQKMNSEPNLSVIQDEFQKMEAKNKN from the coding sequence ATGAGTTTTAGCACATATTTGGCTATTGGACTATATTTTGGTATTTTGCTTATTATCGGAAGACTTTCATACAATAAAAAGTCAAATTTAAATGAGTATTTGCTAGATAATAGAAGTCTTGGGCCTATCATGACAGCACTTAGCGCTGGAGCTAGTGATATGAGCGGATGGATGCTTCTTGGGCTTCCTGGAGCTTTGTATCTTAGTGGTATCGCAAATGCGTGGATAGCAATTGGGCTAAGCATTGGAGCGTGGGCGAATTACAAATTCCTTGCAAAAAGAATTAGGATATATACCGAAGTAGCTAGCGATAGTATCACGATTCCAGATTTTTTAGAAAACCGTTTCAAGGATAAAACAAAGGTTTTAAGAGTGGTTTCTGGCGTATTTATTTTGATATTCTTCACGCTCTATGTAAGTAGTGGTATCATAGCTGGTGGCAAGACTTTTGGAAGCTTTTTTGGGATTGACTTTTACTATGGAGCGATATTTACGCTTTGTATAGTTGTATTTTATACATTTTTTGGTGGATTTAAGGCGGTTTGTTTGACTGATGCTTTTCAAGGTACGCTTATGCTTTTTGTGCTTGTGCTAATACCTGTAGTTGGATTTTTGAGCTTAAACATTCCAGAGGGTAGTAGCTTTTTTGGTGAGATTGCAAAATATAGTGCAAATGACTCTAAAGAGCATCTAAATTTATTTGCTGGTCAGACATTTTTAGGTGTTTTAGGGCTTATGGCGTGGGGGCTTGGATACTTTGGTCAGCCTCATATCATAGTAAGATTTATGGCTATAAGAAGCTCCAAAGAGCTAGACAGTGCTAGAAGAATAGGGATTTCTTGGATGGTTTTAGGACTGATTGGCGCTATGCTTAGCGGACTTATAGGCTATGTGTATTTCAACCAAATCGGAGCTCCTTTAAGCGACCCTGAAACTGTCTTTTTGAAGCTTGGCGATACATTGTTTCATCCTTTTATAGTTGGAGTTATTATTTCAGCTGTTTTAGCAGCTATTATGAGTACTATTTCAAGCCAGCTTTTGGTTAGTGCTAGTTCGGTGACAAGGGATTTTATATTTGCATTTTACAAAAAAGAAGTCAGTGATAAAACTCAAGTAAAAGTAGGTAGATTTGCCGTAGTTGTCGTAGCTTTGATCGCGACAATTATAGCCTTTAACTCTACTGATACAGTCCTTGGCGTGGTAGGAAACGCTTGGGCTGGATTTGGCGCGAGCTTTGGCCCGGTGCTACTTTTTAGCCTTTATTCTCGTCATATGAGCGCACTTTCAGCTCTTGTGGGAATGCTTGTTGGTGGAACAACTGTACTTTTATGGATAGTTTTTGGGTTAAGTGGCGTTGTTTATGAGTTGCTTCCTGGGTTTGTCTTTGCTAGTATTGCAATAGCTTTGGTAAACAAATACAATGTAATGATCCAAAAGATGAATAGCGAGCCAAATTTGAGTGTTATTCAAGATGAATTTCAAAAAATGGAAGCAAAAAATAAAAACTAG
- a CDS encoding amino acid ABC transporter permease, with product MFDERFFKILFFVVIVTVGLCYTYPAELTSAQKNAYVNSYLTTLGLTFGGIVIGIVLGFILAFLKFLNIKVLSFLIDEYIDIIRGTPVLLQLMIFAFVILATLSDNFYAAVIALGLNSSAYVAEIVRSGINSVDRGQMEAARAMGLSYSVSMRQIVFPQAIKNILPALANEFISLFKETSVVGLIGIFDLTMQSKSLQAVLFTPEPILFAGVIYYVSVKFFSLLAKLLENRLNKND from the coding sequence ATTTTCGATGAAAGATTCTTTAAAATTTTATTCTTTGTAGTTATCGTAACAGTGGGCTTATGCTACACTTATCCTGCCGAGCTTACATCAGCTCAAAAAAACGCTTACGTAAATTCATATCTCACAACTCTTGGGCTTACATTTGGCGGTATTGTCATAGGTATAGTTTTAGGATTTATACTTGCTTTTTTGAAGTTTTTAAACATAAAAGTTTTATCATTTTTAATAGATGAATATATAGACATCATTAGAGGCACGCCTGTTCTTTTGCAACTCATGATATTTGCTTTTGTTATACTAGCCACACTTAGCGACAACTTTTACGCAGCCGTTATCGCTCTTGGGCTAAATAGCTCAGCTTACGTAGCTGAAATAGTAAGAAGCGGTATCAATAGCGTGGATCGCGGTCAAATGGAAGCAGCTCGTGCAATGGGGCTAAGCTACAGCGTATCAATGCGTCAAATCGTCTTCCCGCAAGCCATTAAAAACATTCTCCCAGCTCTTGCAAATGAGTTTATAAGCCTTTTTAAAGAGACTTCAGTCGTAGGACTTATAGGGATTTTTGACTTAACCATGCAAAGCAAAAGCTTGCAGGCCGTGCTATTTACTCCAGAGCCGATTTTGTTTGCTGGAGTTATATATTATGTAAGCGTTAAATTCTTTTCATTGCTTGCAAAACTACTAGAAAATAGGCTAAATAAAAATGATTAA
- a CDS encoding FtsW/RodA/SpoVE family cell cycle protein, with protein sequence MIRLDKRILTHFDFVQPILILPVIFISYSLVSEASDMLANKQLVYFGIGLLAFVFFFLLPIRKMEWLIPTVYWINIILLFSVDIFGVSKLGAQRWLEIPFVHFTLQPSEIMKPAFILMLAYLIKKNPPDIDGYNFKQFLKISFYIILPFILILKEPDLGTALLLIITGYGILFIVGVNKKIWISLIVAMFVATPILYESLHDYQKKRITDFISEDPSYQVKQSIIAIGNGGITGKKADEATQTKFKFLPIATSDFIFAYTIERYGFIGGMSLILLYGFLIAHLLSMNYKLKSDFFAKSVTSGIAILIFIYVSVNIFMTIGFAPVVGIPLPFYSYGGSSFVTFMCLFGILQNLLTFRFDPTYRFVKIKF encoded by the coding sequence TTGATAAGATTAGATAAGCGTATTTTGACGCACTTCGACTTCGTGCAGCCGATTTTAATTTTGCCAGTCATATTCATCTCATACTCTTTGGTTTCAGAAGCTAGTGACATGCTAGCAAACAAACAACTAGTGTATTTTGGCATTGGACTGCTTGCCTTTGTATTTTTCTTTTTGCTTCCGATACGAAAAATGGAGTGGCTGATACCTACAGTTTATTGGATAAATATCATACTTTTATTTAGCGTAGATATATTTGGGGTTAGCAAACTTGGGGCTCAAAGATGGCTTGAAATACCTTTTGTGCATTTCACACTCCAGCCAAGCGAAATCATGAAACCAGCTTTTATACTCATGCTTGCATATTTAATCAAAAAAAACCCGCCAGATATCGACGGATACAACTTCAAGCAGTTTTTAAAAATAAGCTTTTATATAATTTTACCATTTATTTTGATATTAAAAGAGCCAGATCTTGGGACTGCGCTTTTGCTTATCATCACAGGATATGGGATACTTTTTATAGTTGGTGTAAATAAAAAGATATGGATAAGCCTGATTGTAGCGATGTTTGTAGCTACGCCAATCTTATATGAGAGTTTGCACGACTACCAAAAAAAGCGAATAACTGACTTTATCAGTGAAGATCCAAGCTATCAAGTCAAGCAATCTATCATAGCAATAGGAAACGGTGGAATTACTGGCAAAAAAGCAGATGAAGCCACTCAGACTAAATTTAAGTTCCTGCCAATAGCAACTAGCGATTTTATCTTTGCTTATACTATAGAAAGATATGGATTTATCGGCGGTATGAGCTTAATACTTTTGTATGGATTTTTGATAGCGCATCTACTTAGCATGAATTACAAGCTAAAGAGTGATTTTTTTGCTAAAAGCGTTACTAGCGGAATTGCGATTTTGATATTTATATATGTTAGCGTAAATATATTTATGACTATTGGATTTGCTCCTGTTGTGGGAATCCCTTTGCCGTTTTATAGTTATGGTGGAAGTAGTTTTGTAACATTCATGTGCTTGTTTGGAATATTACAAAACCTACTTACATTTAGATTTGATCCAACCTATAGATTTGTAAAAATCAAATTTTAG
- a CDS encoding RluA family pseudouridine synthase — translation MHEFTSSSCGRLDQILSLELQISRNQISELIKSSNIFINDKVVSKPSFKLNLGDNIKVIFPEAKEDEVSKFNVDFDVKILYEDDDILVLDKPANLVTHPAPSVKEATLVEWLKSKNYTLSTINGEIRAGIVHRLDRGTSGALVVAKNNATHAALCAQLVDKSMGRVYLALCDLPLKENLIIDKPIGRNEQNRLKKAIIPNGRHAKSAFANIINYDGVNLIAAKLFTGRTHQIRVHLSSLNRHILGDNLYGFKSKDDKIKRVMLHAYMLNLIHPKTKQAMQFISPLPSDFYEILNKKIDKEILDEKINPKFVSSSFDDCDKWLCAKLSS, via the coding sequence TTGCATGAATTTACTTCAAGTAGCTGCGGAAGACTAGATCAGATTCTATCTTTAGAGCTTCAAATTTCAAGAAATCAAATAAGTGAACTCATAAAAAGCTCAAATATTTTTATAAATGATAAAGTAGTTTCAAAACCATCTTTTAAGCTAAATTTGGGTGATAATATAAAAGTTATTTTTCCAGAAGCAAAAGAAGATGAAGTGAGCAAATTTAACGTTGATTTCGATGTAAAAATTTTATATGAAGATGATGATATTTTGGTGCTTGATAAACCGGCAAATTTAGTAACTCATCCAGCTCCAAGCGTCAAAGAAGCCACGCTTGTAGAATGGCTCAAATCCAAAAACTATACTCTCTCAACCATAAATGGCGAGATCAGAGCTGGCATCGTCCATAGGCTAGATCGTGGGACTAGTGGGGCTTTGGTCGTGGCAAAAAACAACGCCACACACGCCGCACTCTGCGCTCAACTGGTAGATAAAAGTATGGGAAGAGTTTATCTAGCGCTTTGTGATTTACCGCTTAAAGAAAACTTAATCATAGACAAACCAATAGGCAGAAATGAGCAAAATCGCCTAAAAAAAGCTATTATACCAAATGGCAGACACGCCAAATCGGCCTTTGCAAATATTATAAATTATGATGGTGTAAATTTAATAGCAGCTAAGCTTTTTACAGGTAGAACTCATCAGATCAGAGTTCATCTATCTAGCTTAAATCGTCACATTCTGGGTGATAATTTATATGGTTTTAAGAGCAAGGATGATAAAATAAAACGTGTTATGTTGCATGCTTATATGCTGAATTTAATTCACCCAAAAACAAAACAAGCGATGCAGTTTATATCCCCGCTTCCAAGTGATTTTTATGAAATTTTAAATAAAAAAATAGATAAGGAGATTTTAGATGAAAAAATTAATCCTAAGTTTGTCAGCTCTAGCTTTGATGATTGTGATAAGTGGTTGTGCGCCAAGCTCTCCAGCTAA
- a CDS encoding SCO family protein produces MKKFFLVIVLILVASGVFLLVNHQLKLMKYDFKGDSINGPVTMKSFDGEYKIAYFGYVFCPDVCPTTLTLVATALDDLKYKDVKILFATLDIKRDDVKTCDEFAKYFYPNSTCLRFDDKELDRVTKSYGVKYQIVDLKDSVMKYSVAHSSSIYLFDKKGRFVKEVSNLTYENVKKEIENLIKNH; encoded by the coding sequence GTGAAAAAGTTTTTTCTTGTAATTGTTCTTATATTGGTTGCGTCTGGCGTGTTTTTGCTTGTTAATCATCAGCTAAAATTGATGAAGTACGACTTCAAAGGTGATAGCATAAATGGTCCAGTCACAATGAAAAGTTTTGATGGAGAATACAAAATAGCATATTTTGGCTATGTGTTTTGTCCAGATGTCTGTCCTACTACTCTTACTTTGGTTGCCACTGCTTTAGATGATCTAAAATACAAAGACGTGAAGATACTATTTGCTACTTTAGATATCAAAAGAGATGATGTGAAGACTTGCGATGAGTTTGCCAAGTATTTTTATCCAAACTCAACTTGCCTTAGATTTGATGATAAGGAACTAGATAGAGTAACAAAAAGCTATGGTGTCAAATACCAAATAGTTGATTTGAAAGACTCTGTTATGAAGTATTCAGTAGCGCATAGCTCTTCTATATATCTTTTTGACAAAAAAGGTAGATTTGTAAAAGAGGTTTCAAATTTGACTTATGAAAATGTCAAAAAAGAGATTGAAAACCTCATTAAAAATCACTAA